From Microbacterium sp. YJN-G, a single genomic window includes:
- a CDS encoding NAD kinase — MNERRILVVAHAKREDTVVAALRVIEALREDGAVPVLASPDRDELAAVDPAFAELSMLGEDVDPEDLELAIVLGGDGTILRAAELVRESGAPVLGINMGHVGFLAEIDRDDMDAAVRRVVDRDYEVEERLALSVQVEDADGTVVYETWALNEATVEKASRERMIEVVIEIDGRPLSTFGCDGMVVSTPTGSTAYNFSAGGPVIWPTVEAIALVPLSAHALFAKPLVVGPEATVAIEMLERTLGAGILWCDGRRSHDLPPGARVIVRRSSRPVRLARLHPTAFTNRLVRKFHLPVAGWRGAS; from the coding sequence ATGAACGAGCGCCGGATCCTGGTCGTCGCCCACGCGAAGCGAGAGGACACCGTCGTCGCCGCCCTGCGCGTCATCGAGGCGCTCCGGGAGGACGGCGCGGTTCCCGTGCTCGCCTCGCCCGACCGCGACGAACTCGCAGCCGTCGACCCGGCCTTCGCCGAACTCAGCATGCTCGGCGAGGATGTCGACCCCGAAGACCTGGAGCTGGCGATCGTCCTCGGCGGTGACGGGACGATCCTGCGCGCCGCCGAACTGGTGCGCGAGTCCGGCGCACCCGTGCTGGGGATCAACATGGGTCACGTCGGATTCCTCGCCGAGATCGACCGGGACGACATGGATGCCGCCGTGCGGCGCGTCGTCGACCGGGACTACGAGGTCGAGGAGCGCCTGGCGCTGTCGGTGCAGGTCGAGGATGCCGACGGCACCGTCGTCTACGAGACCTGGGCGCTGAACGAGGCGACCGTCGAGAAGGCCAGTCGCGAGCGCATGATCGAGGTCGTCATCGAGATCGACGGCCGCCCGCTGTCGACCTTCGGATGCGATGGCATGGTCGTGTCGACCCCCACCGGATCGACCGCCTACAACTTCTCCGCCGGCGGGCCGGTGATCTGGCCCACGGTCGAGGCCATCGCTCTCGTGCCGCTCTCGGCGCACGCCCTGTTCGCCAAGCCGCTCGTGGTCGGCCCGGAGGCGACGGTCGCGATCGAGATGCTCGAGCGCACCCTCGGCGCCGGCATCCTGTGGTGCGACGGCCGCCGCTCGCACGACCTGCCGCCGGGCGCGCGCGTGATCGTGCGCCGCTCCTCGCGGCCCGTGCGGCTCGCGCGACTGCATCCGACCGCGTTCACCAACCGTCTGGTGCGCAAGTTCCACCTGCCCGTCGCCGGATGGCGAGGAGCGTCATGA
- a CDS encoding HAD-IIA family hydrolase, whose translation MALFRRAKPASTPLTDRDALLADLDGVVYAGPGALPHAVENLNRAAETMRLGYITNNASRTDASVAEHLTDLGLSVAADDVVTSPQAAMRLLASIVPPPATILIVGGEGLVVEAQKAGYTVTRSAEDAPAAVVQGFAPEVAWTDLAEAAFALQLPEDEGGIPWISTNTDWTIPRERGVAPGNGTLVSAVHTAIGRLSTVAGKPEKPIFEVAVERFGAQRPLFLGDRLDTDIMGSVRAGIASALVLTGIDRPKHVLAAPQGSRPDYILSDLRELHEPYPQTVEKNGVFTVNGASVRVVDADVQIIAAGDSQIDLLRAGAAAIWATGLAIYAFRVPEQLYADPFHKP comes from the coding sequence ATGGCGCTGTTCCGCCGCGCGAAGCCGGCATCCACCCCGCTGACCGACCGCGACGCTCTGCTCGCCGACCTCGACGGCGTCGTCTACGCCGGCCCCGGTGCCCTGCCGCACGCGGTCGAGAACCTCAACCGGGCGGCCGAGACCATGCGTCTCGGGTACATCACCAACAACGCCTCACGCACCGACGCCTCCGTCGCCGAGCACCTCACGGACCTCGGCCTGAGCGTTGCGGCCGACGACGTGGTCACCAGCCCGCAGGCCGCCATGCGGCTGCTCGCGTCCATCGTCCCGCCTCCCGCGACGATTCTCATCGTCGGGGGAGAGGGGCTCGTCGTCGAGGCGCAGAAGGCCGGCTACACCGTCACGCGCAGCGCCGAGGACGCCCCCGCCGCCGTCGTGCAGGGCTTCGCCCCCGAGGTCGCCTGGACGGACCTCGCCGAGGCCGCGTTCGCGCTGCAGCTGCCCGAGGACGAGGGCGGCATCCCCTGGATCTCGACCAACACCGACTGGACGATCCCGCGCGAGCGCGGCGTCGCCCCGGGCAACGGCACCCTCGTCTCTGCCGTGCACACCGCGATCGGCCGGCTCTCGACCGTCGCGGGCAAGCCCGAGAAGCCGATCTTCGAGGTCGCCGTCGAGCGCTTCGGCGCGCAGCGCCCGCTGTTCCTGGGCGACCGTCTCGACACCGACATCATGGGCTCCGTGCGCGCGGGCATCGCCTCGGCGCTCGTGCTCACCGGCATCGACCGCCCGAAGCACGTGCTCGCGGCGCCGCAGGGCTCGCGTCCCGACTACATCCTCAGCGACCTGCGCGAGCTGCACGAGCCGTATCCGCAGACCGTGGAGAAGAACGGCGTCTTCACCGTCAACGGCGCCTCGGTGCGGGTGGTCGACGCCGACGTGCAGATCATCGCCGCCGGCGATTCGCAGATCGACCTGCTGCGCGCCGGTGCTGCGGCGATCTGGGCCACCGGTCTCGCGATCTACGCGTTCCGCGTGCCCGAGCAGCTCTACGCCGATCCTTTCCACAAGCCCTGA
- a CDS encoding TlyA family RNA methyltransferase yields MTRLDAALAARGLARSRTHAAALIADGLVSVGGHPVVKASTPVTDDDEIAVDGGDHYVSRAAHKLIAALDGFGIPVQDRLALDMGASTGGFTQVLRERGARRVLAVDVGHGQLADSVAADPGVTVVEGFNVRHMTAATLTEATGESPRPDLVVGDLSFISLALVLPAVADVVAADGDVVLLIKPQFEVGRTAVKGGLVTNPTLRVDAVERTLWAAHDAGLGILGILPSPILGTHGNAEYLVHLAPGRGTDPTEWTQQIAHVAGGR; encoded by the coding sequence ATGACGAGACTCGACGCCGCCCTCGCCGCGCGCGGGCTCGCTCGTTCCCGCACGCACGCCGCCGCCCTGATCGCCGACGGGCTGGTGAGCGTCGGCGGCCACCCCGTCGTCAAGGCCTCGACCCCGGTCACCGACGACGACGAGATCGCCGTAGACGGCGGCGACCACTACGTCAGCCGAGCGGCCCACAAGCTCATCGCCGCGCTCGACGGCTTCGGCATACCCGTGCAGGATCGCCTCGCGCTCGACATGGGCGCCTCCACGGGCGGCTTCACCCAGGTGCTCCGCGAGCGGGGCGCCCGCCGGGTGCTCGCGGTCGACGTCGGGCACGGACAGCTCGCCGACTCCGTCGCGGCCGACCCCGGGGTCACGGTCGTCGAGGGATTCAACGTCCGCCACATGACCGCCGCGACCCTCACCGAGGCGACCGGGGAGAGCCCGCGCCCCGACCTGGTCGTCGGCGACCTGTCGTTCATCTCGCTCGCCCTCGTCCTGCCCGCCGTCGCCGACGTCGTCGCCGCGGACGGCGACGTGGTGCTGCTGATCAAGCCGCAGTTCGAGGTCGGCCGCACCGCCGTCAAGGGCGGACTGGTCACCAATCCCACCCTGCGCGTCGACGCCGTCGAGCGCACGCTGTGGGCCGCTCACGACGCCGGCCTCGGCATCCTCGGCATCCTGCCCTCGCCGATCCTCGGCACGCACGGCAACGCCGAGTACCTGGTGCACCTCGCGCCCGGCCGCGGGACGGATCCGACAGAATGGACGCAGCAGATCGCACACGTGGCAGGAGGACGATGA